One genomic segment of Arachis duranensis cultivar V14167 chromosome 4, aradu.V14167.gnm2.J7QH, whole genome shotgun sequence includes these proteins:
- the LOC107472192 gene encoding uncharacterized protein LOC107472192 — MTYQKLGRYNLVSETTMRPRRQSAQEGTPSDNRERGQETIMATMNIVAEAVHEATMAAARAVERLEVRNETGNENREDNGNNKVDLAHLDKLMTLCTFLKVNPPKFKGTIVATDADNWFRGIVRSLQAQHVPEGQHVEFATYVLEGEAEYWWQGIQQLLQQNEGDIPWDSFRDEFYKKYFPRAARDAKEMELMQLKQGDMTIAEYARKFDDLCHFSKIYQGNPVDFEEWKCLKFEGGLREELMNSVVVLEIRNFAELVNKSKLVEECLKKVAIVQANRKEA; from the exons ATGACGTATcagaaattgggtcgttacaatttggtatcaga gACTACAATGAGACCACGAAGACAGAGTGCGCAGGAAGGAACCCCTAGTGATAACCGAGAGAGAGGACAGGAAACCATTATGGCTACGATGAACATTGTAGCTGAGGCAGTGCATGAGGCTACGATGGCTGCTGCTAGGGCTGTTGAGCGTCTCGAAGTGAGAAATGAAACTGGAAACGAAAACAGAGAGGATAATGGAAATAACAAGGTTGATCTAGCGCATCTTGATAAACTCATGACCCTTTGTACTTTTCTGAAAGtgaatccacctaagttcaaagGTACAATCGTTGCGACTGATGCTGACAACTGGTTCCGAGGCATCGTGCGATCACTACAAGCACAACATGTTCCGGAAGGCCAACATGTAGAGTTTGCTACTTATGTGCTCGAAGGAGAGGCTGAGTACTGGTGGCAGGGGATACAGCAATTGCTGCAACAGAATGAAGGTGACATTCCTTGGGATTCCTTTAGAGAcgaattctataagaagtatTTTCCGAGAGCAGCACGTGATGCCAAGGAGATGGAGCTTATGCAGCTGAAGCAAGGGGATATGACTATTGCTGAGTATGCCCGTAAGTTCGATGACTTGTGCCATTTCTCTAAGATTTATCAAGGGAACCCAGTAGActttgaggaatggaagtgtttgAAGTTTGAAGGAGGACTCCGAGAAGAACTGATGAATTCTGTTGTTGTGCTAGAGATAAGAAATTTTGCTGAACTGGTGAATAAAAGTAAACTAGTGGAAGAATGTTTGAAGAAGGTGGCAATAGTTCAAGCGAATCGTAAGGAAGCCTGA